From one Gemmatimonadales bacterium genomic stretch:
- the gltS gene encoding sodium/glutamate symporter: MPTTVSLDMMQTVALAALVLFAGYGIRRKVPVLDRFNIPAPVVGGFLFAAIALALRQTGTLAIEFDTRLQSPFMVAFFTAIGLGASLGLLKIGGKQVLIFWGVASLLAVFQNAIGVGLAKLLGVNPLLGLITGSITMTGGHGTGAAFGKLMEDQYHFPGAVTLAMAAATFGLVTGGLLGGPVGTRLINRFGLRSSGGRVPPVAALAEHASLDEEMDREPAGQPPTAYLLLQTLTIILACMWAGGLLSAWLGRFVTLPGYIGAMLVAAVVRNAADASGWLRIEERVVDDLGTIALSLFLTMALMSLKLWELLNLALPMLVIVTVQVAVVAMFAWWVTFRVMGRDYDAAVMASGHCGFGLGATPNAVANMESLVERFGAAPRAFLVVPMVGAFFIDFTNALIITTYLNLFAP, translated from the coding sequence ATGCCAACGACCGTTTCGCTGGACATGATGCAAACAGTCGCTCTGGCCGCGCTCGTCCTCTTTGCCGGATATGGCATCCGTCGCAAGGTGCCGGTGCTCGACCGCTTCAACATTCCGGCACCGGTGGTTGGCGGTTTTCTCTTTGCCGCCATCGCGCTGGCGCTTCGGCAGACCGGCACCCTCGCCATCGAGTTCGACACCCGGCTGCAGAGCCCCTTCATGGTGGCGTTCTTCACCGCGATCGGACTCGGCGCCAGCCTGGGGCTCCTGAAGATCGGCGGCAAGCAGGTGCTCATCTTCTGGGGCGTCGCTTCCCTCCTCGCGGTGTTCCAGAATGCGATCGGGGTCGGGTTGGCCAAGCTCCTGGGGGTGAACCCGCTCCTCGGTCTCATCACCGGCTCCATCACGATGACCGGCGGACATGGCACCGGGGCCGCCTTCGGCAAGCTGATGGAGGATCAGTATCACTTCCCCGGCGCCGTCACCCTCGCCATGGCCGCCGCCACCTTCGGCCTGGTCACCGGCGGTCTCCTCGGCGGGCCGGTGGGCACGCGGCTCATCAATCGATTCGGGCTTCGCTCCTCTGGTGGCCGGGTGCCGCCGGTCGCGGCCCTGGCCGAGCACGCGTCGCTGGACGAGGAAATGGACCGCGAGCCTGCCGGCCAGCCGCCGACCGCGTACCTCCTGCTCCAGACCCTGACGATCATCCTCGCCTGCATGTGGGCGGGGGGCCTCCTGTCGGCGTGGCTCGGACGGTTCGTCACCCTGCCGGGGTACATCGGGGCGATGCTGGTGGCTGCCGTGGTCCGCAACGCGGCCGACGCGAGCGGATGGCTGCGGATCGAGGAGCGGGTGGTCGACGACCTCGGCACCATCGCGCTCTCGCTCTTCCTCACCATGGCGCTGATGTCACTGAAACTGTGGGAACTGCTGAACCTGGCCCTGCCGATGCTCGTCATCGTGACGGTGCAGGTGGCGGTGGTGGCGATGTTCGCCTGGTGGGTCACCTTCCGCGTGATGGGCCGCGACTACGACGCGGCGGTCATGGCGAGCGGGCACTGCGGCTTCGGACTGGGCGCCACCCCGAACGCCGTGGCCAACATGGAGTCGCTGGTGGAGCGGTTCGGGGCCGCACCGAGGGCGTTCCTGGTCGTCCCGATGGTTGGGGCGTTCTTCATCGATTTCACCAACGCCCTGATCATCACCACCTACCTCAATCTCTTCGCCCCATAG
- a CDS encoding Xaa-Pro peptidase family protein, protein MSLDRRQFTGLLAGMIAGSAYRPGTAAADAAPSAPAIDPCHLPPQLASLKPMLDGVEPITDAEREHRVERARQLMVAQGVGAILLEPGTNMTYYTKVRWGQSERPFVALLPAQGEMAFVCPAFEEARARESIPAGAEVRVWQEDESPYAVIAGILRDRGLATGTIGVEAETRYFISNGVELAAPAATYQNADPVTVGCRSIKSPAELALMQRASDITVAAFGAAFATLEAGMSQYDLSGNMTTAMRLLGGSSPWALVGFGEASAYPHGTARPQKLAEGDIVLLDAGCAVQGYQSDITRTTVYGTPTARQTEIWNLERRAQDAAFAAAQPGATCGSVDAAARKVITDAGFGPGYALPGLPHRTGHGIGMDGHEAPNFVKGSEVVIQPGMCFSDEPTISIYGEFGIRLEDCIYVTESGPRFFAQQAPSIDRPFP, encoded by the coding sequence ATGTCCCTCGATCGCCGCCAGTTCACCGGGCTTCTCGCCGGGATGATCGCCGGCTCGGCCTACCGCCCGGGGACCGCGGCGGCGGACGCCGCTCCCTCCGCGCCGGCCATCGATCCCTGCCATCTCCCCCCCCAGCTGGCCTCGCTGAAGCCGATGCTCGACGGCGTCGAGCCGATCACCGACGCCGAGCGCGAGCACCGGGTCGAGCGGGCGCGCCAGCTCATGGTGGCGCAGGGCGTTGGCGCCATCCTGCTCGAGCCCGGCACGAACATGACCTACTACACCAAGGTCCGGTGGGGGCAGTCTGAGCGGCCCTTCGTGGCGCTCCTCCCGGCGCAGGGCGAGATGGCGTTCGTTTGCCCGGCGTTCGAGGAAGCCCGGGCACGGGAGAGCATTCCCGCCGGCGCCGAGGTGCGGGTGTGGCAGGAGGACGAGAGCCCCTACGCCGTGATCGCCGGGATCCTGCGGGACCGCGGGCTGGCCACCGGCACGATCGGCGTGGAGGCGGAGACGCGGTACTTCATTTCGAACGGCGTGGAGCTGGCGGCGCCGGCGGCCACGTACCAGAACGCTGATCCCGTGACGGTCGGCTGCCGGTCCATCAAGTCGCCGGCGGAACTGGCGCTGATGCAGCGGGCCAGCGACATCACCGTCGCCGCATTTGGCGCCGCGTTCGCCACGCTCGAGGCGGGGATGAGCCAGTACGACCTCTCCGGGAACATGACGACCGCCATGCGCCTGCTGGGCGGATCCTCCCCGTGGGCGCTGGTGGGATTCGGCGAGGCGTCCGCCTATCCGCACGGGACCGCGCGCCCCCAGAAACTCGCGGAAGGCGACATCGTATTGCTCGACGCGGGCTGCGCCGTGCAGGGTTACCAGTCCGACATCACGCGCACCACGGTGTACGGCACGCCGACGGCGCGGCAGACCGAGATCTGGAACCTCGAACGCCGGGCCCAGGACGCGGCCTTTGCCGCCGCTCAGCCCGGCGCGACCTGCGGCTCGGTCGATGCCGCCGCGCGCAAGGTGATCACCGACGCCGGGTTCGGCCCGGGCTACGCGCTGCCGGGACTGCCGCACCGCACCGGGCACGGCATCGGCATGGACGGCCACGAGGCGCCGAACTTCGTCAAGGGAAGCGAGGTCGTCATCCAGCCGGGGATGTGCTTCAGCGACGAGCCAACCATCTCCATCTACGGGGAGTTCGGTATTCGGCTGGAGGACTGCATCTATGTCACGGAGTCGGGGCCCCGATTCTTTGCGCAGCAGGCGCCCTCGATCGACCGCCCCTTCCCCTGA
- a CDS encoding DinB family protein, with protein MNAQLEEIATEFREASTRLHRLRDTVPADQWGVRNDPDRWSVSECIEHLNLTSAAFEPLLAAGIAQARKAPASPRRYRRGFLGWALWKMTGPDARGRVQTAPAFVPASAPPAEAVTAEFERWQDVLLALLASADGLPIDKVTMTSPFNARMKYNIYAGFSAIPRHQHRHLQQAERVWAPAGRAR; from the coding sequence GTGAACGCGCAACTCGAGGAAATCGCGACCGAGTTCCGGGAGGCTTCCACGCGGCTGCATCGGCTCCGCGACACCGTCCCGGCGGATCAGTGGGGGGTCCGGAACGACCCCGACCGCTGGTCCGTCTCGGAGTGCATCGAGCACCTGAACCTGACCTCGGCCGCCTTCGAACCGCTGCTCGCGGCGGGCATCGCGCAGGCCCGGAAAGCACCGGCATCGCCCCGAAGGTACCGGCGGGGGTTTCTCGGCTGGGCGCTCTGGAAGATGACCGGCCCGGACGCGCGCGGCCGCGTGCAGACCGCACCGGCATTCGTGCCGGCGAGCGCCCCGCCCGCCGAGGCAGTGACCGCCGAATTCGAGCGGTGGCAGGACGTCCTGCTGGCGCTCCTCGCCTCGGCGGACGGGCTGCCGATCGACAAGGTCACCATGACCTCGCCCTTCAACGCCCGCATGAAGTACAACATCTACGCCGGGTTCTCGGCCATTCCCCGCCATCAGCACCGCCACCTGCAGCAGGCGGAGCGGGTGTGGGCGCCGGCCGGGAGGGCGCGCTAG
- a CDS encoding helix-turn-helix transcriptional regulator, protein MDDRDEDQWKRTVAILMVVIGLGGIIDLALDRPDRWLSPHVIYEVALVLASLATALWLARGWGSAAATNRALRQSLTERRAERDAWRASAEQALAGLGAAIDAQFTIWGLTPAEREVALLVLKGHGHKEIAVRTGRSERTVRQHAGAAYEKAGLGGRAELAAFFLEGVALPPGRTPG, encoded by the coding sequence ATGGACGATCGCGACGAAGACCAATGGAAGCGGACCGTGGCCATCCTCATGGTGGTCATCGGCTTGGGGGGCATCATCGACCTGGCGCTGGATCGGCCCGACCGATGGCTCTCCCCCCACGTCATTTATGAAGTCGCCCTCGTCCTCGCCTCCCTCGCCACCGCGCTCTGGCTGGCCCGTGGCTGGGGGAGCGCGGCCGCTACCAACCGCGCACTCCGGCAAAGCCTGACGGAACGGCGGGCGGAGCGCGATGCCTGGCGTGCAAGTGCCGAACAGGCACTCGCCGGGCTGGGGGCGGCCATCGACGCCCAGTTCACGATATGGGGGCTCACGCCGGCCGAGCGGGAGGTCGCGTTGCTGGTGCTCAAGGGGCACGGGCACAAGGAGATAGCGGTCCGGACCGGCCGGAGTGAACGCACGGTCCGGCAGCATGCCGGGGCGGCGTATGAGAAGGCAGGGCTGGGCGGGCGGGCGGAACTCGCGGCCTTCTTCCTGGAGGGCGTCGCACTTCCGCCAGGGAGGACGCCGGGCTGA
- a CDS encoding nuclear transport factor 2 family protein codes for MMIPRRFLPAFLVALCLGAPSTVRAQTGVAMSPDAEGVSRAARDYIEAFYEGDSTKIVRSISPTVVKYGYYIPRGDSTYHGTGMSYAEMLDYVRKVKASGRATPASAPREVVLLEVLDQVAAAKVVAWWGTDFLHLAKIDGRWMITQVIWQSPPRS; via the coding sequence ATGATGATCCCTCGGCGGTTTCTTCCTGCCTTCCTCGTCGCCCTCTGCCTCGGAGCGCCCTCCACGGTCAGGGCGCAGACCGGCGTCGCCATGTCGCCCGACGCCGAGGGCGTGTCACGCGCGGCGCGGGACTATATCGAAGCGTTCTATGAGGGGGATTCCACCAAGATCGTCCGCAGCATCAGCCCGACGGTGGTCAAATACGGCTACTACATCCCGCGGGGTGACTCGACCTATCATGGCACGGGGATGTCGTACGCCGAGATGCTCGACTATGTCCGGAAGGTGAAGGCCAGCGGGCGCGCGACCCCGGCAAGTGCGCCCCGTGAGGTGGTGCTGCTGGAGGTATTGGATCAGGTTGCGGCGGCCAAGGTGGTGGCGTGGTGGGGGACGGACTTCCTGCACCTGGCCAAGATCGACGGGCGGTGGATGATCACCCAGGTGATCTGGCAGAGCCCGCCCAGGTCCTGA
- a CDS encoding DEAD/DEAH box helicase, which translates to MPFAALNLHPNLLKGIKELGFTRPTPIQADSIPPALEGRDLLACAMTGSGKTAAFVLPILQRLMDTKRGTTRALILSPTRELALQILEDINDLAVHTPVTAAAVYGGVGMNPQEHALRSGVDIVVATPGRLLDHMKQPYAKFSGLEVLVLDEADRMLDMGFLPDIKRIMRHIPAKRQTLFFSATMPGPIAALTRELLNNPALINQARKSAPAIGITQAVYPVRQELKAGLFLALLSKGDMREALVFTRTKHRADRLTKHLIREGIKAERIHGNRSQAQRTEALAGFKSGKYRVLVATDIAARGIDVEELGHVVNFDVPKVPEDYIHRVGRTARAEATGDAFTFVSPEEEGDLRSIERAVGKRLPRVTLPDFDYAAKQSVQLEVPLAERIATIRAKKAEDRARAKAKAARRAAHEATQGRPSSVPAKKSSGGSRRAVLATTRRELPLVTPQPLPAEDDRDELTHWKPGRRHPASRLLRRARRAEFPGRHRRGTHRRPARGHPAPVVVRGAGGPRHHRPPPPAGRHPPGALRLGRHLHHPQRADPGLPGWQGHRARRRGRRHRPRHFGRRALPRVSGA; encoded by the coding sequence GTGCCTTTCGCCGCTCTGAACCTTCATCCGAACCTGCTCAAGGGCATCAAGGAACTCGGATTCACCCGCCCCACCCCGATCCAGGCCGATTCGATTCCCCCGGCCCTCGAAGGCCGAGATCTCCTGGCCTGCGCCATGACCGGCAGTGGCAAGACCGCCGCCTTCGTCCTCCCCATCCTGCAGCGGCTCATGGACACGAAGCGGGGCACCACCCGCGCCCTGATCCTGAGCCCGACGCGCGAGCTGGCCCTCCAGATCCTCGAAGACATCAACGACCTGGCCGTCCACACGCCCGTCACCGCCGCCGCCGTCTATGGCGGCGTCGGCATGAATCCGCAGGAGCATGCGCTCCGGAGCGGCGTGGACATCGTCGTGGCCACGCCTGGCCGTCTGCTGGACCACATGAAGCAGCCCTACGCCAAGTTTTCCGGGCTCGAAGTCCTCGTCCTCGATGAGGCCGACCGGATGCTCGACATGGGGTTCCTCCCCGACATCAAGCGCATCATGCGCCATATCCCCGCCAAGCGTCAGACGCTGTTCTTCAGCGCCACGATGCCGGGCCCCATCGCCGCCTTGACCCGGGAACTCCTCAACAACCCTGCCCTGATCAACCAGGCAAGGAAATCAGCCCCGGCCATCGGCATCACCCAGGCGGTCTACCCGGTGCGGCAGGAACTGAAGGCGGGGCTCTTCCTGGCGCTGCTTTCCAAGGGCGACATGCGCGAAGCGCTGGTCTTTACCCGCACCAAGCACCGGGCCGACCGCCTGACCAAGCACCTCATCCGTGAAGGCATCAAGGCGGAGCGGATTCACGGCAACCGGTCGCAGGCGCAGCGCACCGAGGCGCTGGCCGGCTTCAAGAGCGGCAAGTACCGGGTGCTGGTGGCCACGGATATCGCCGCGCGGGGCATCGACGTGGAGGAACTCGGCCACGTGGTGAACTTTGACGTGCCGAAGGTGCCGGAGGACTACATCCACCGGGTCGGCCGGACGGCGCGCGCCGAGGCCACGGGGGACGCCTTCACCTTCGTGTCACCGGAGGAGGAGGGGGACCTCCGCTCCATCGAGCGTGCGGTCGGCAAGCGTCTGCCCCGCGTCACCCTGCCCGACTTCGACTACGCCGCCAAGCAGAGCGTCCAGCTGGAAGTCCCGCTGGCGGAGCGCATTGCCACCATCCGCGCCAAGAAGGCGGAGGACCGGGCGCGGGCCAAGGCCAAGGCGGCGCGACGCGCGGCGCACGAAGCCACCCAGGGACGCCCGTCGAGCGTGCCGGCCAAGAAGTCGAGCGGCGGTTCGCGCCGGGCGGTCCTCGCGACCACGCGGCGGGAACTCCCGCTAGTCACACCGCAGCCACTGCCAGCGGAGGATGACCGCGATGAACTCACGCACTGGAAACCTGGTCGGCGCCATCCTGCTTCTCGCCTTCTTCGCCGGGCTCGGCGTGCGGAGTTCCCTGGCCGCCACAGGCGCGGAACTCACCGGCGGCCAGCGCGCGGTCACCCTGCTCCAGTGGTGGTACGCGGTGCTGGCGGCCCTCGCCATCATCGGCCTCCTCCTCCGGCAGGCAGGCACCCGCCTGGTGCTCTTCGCCTGGGCCGCCATCTTCACCACCCGCAACGCGCTGACCCCGGTCTTCCTGGGTGGCAAGGGCATCGGGCTCGCCGTCGCGGGCGGCGCCATCGGCCTCGCCATTTCGGTCGGCGTGCTCTACCTCGCGTTTCGGGCGCTTGA
- a CDS encoding glutathione peroxidase, protein MTLYQIKVTTIDGTSIPMSTYKGRVLLIVNVASKCGFTPQYAGLDALYRKYKERGLTVLGFPCDQFGNQEPGDEAEIKKFCSLTYDVTFPMFSKIEVNGPGTHPLYAHLKAARPGLLGTEAIKWNFTKFLVGRDGAVLKRYASTDTPDDIEPDIVPLLKQ, encoded by the coding sequence ATGACTCTGTACCAGATCAAGGTCACCACCATCGACGGCACGTCGATTCCGATGTCCACCTACAAGGGCCGCGTCCTGCTGATCGTGAACGTGGCCAGCAAGTGCGGCTTCACCCCGCAGTACGCCGGGCTCGACGCCCTCTATCGGAAGTACAAGGAGCGGGGACTGACTGTCCTCGGGTTCCCCTGTGACCAGTTCGGCAACCAGGAGCCGGGCGACGAGGCGGAAATCAAGAAGTTCTGCTCCCTCACCTATGACGTGACCTTCCCGATGTTCTCGAAGATCGAGGTCAACGGTCCCGGCACCCATCCCCTGTACGCGCATCTCAAAGCCGCGCGGCCGGGCCTCCTCGGCACCGAAGCGATCAAGTGGAACTTCACGAAGTTCCTCGTTGGCCGGGACGGCGCGGTGCTCAAGCGGTACGCGTCCACCGACACCCCGGACGACATCGAACCGGACATCGTCCCGCTCCTCAAGCAGTGA